The following proteins are co-located in the Sphingorhabdus lutea genome:
- a CDS encoding LuxR C-terminal-related transcriptional regulator, whose translation MADKLENRSNIKKDDAFLASIHFSPIATVVSDPLLPDNPIIEVNQPFCDLTGYTPDEILGRNCRFLAGPKTEPWVTEQIKSGVSEQRPTLVEILNYKKNGDPFRNAVMIAPVFDDEGEIKYFIGSQVELPDEETGPSSTRYRAAVGMVKELSPRQLQVLKEMANGFRSKQIAYHLNLSERTVKMHRSIVLKKLGSSSLADAVRLAVEAGL comes from the coding sequence ATGGCGGATAAGTTGGAAAATAGATCAAATATAAAAAAAGATGATGCATTTTTGGCATCAATCCATTTTAGCCCCATTGCAACGGTGGTAAGCGATCCATTATTACCAGATAACCCAATTATAGAAGTTAATCAGCCATTTTGCGATTTAACCGGATATACACCTGATGAAATATTGGGGCGTAATTGCCGCTTTCTTGCCGGACCAAAGACCGAACCATGGGTGACCGAACAAATAAAATCTGGCGTTAGCGAGCAGCGGCCAACATTGGTCGAAATCCTGAATTATAAAAAAAATGGCGATCCCTTTCGCAATGCGGTGATGATTGCGCCGGTTTTTGATGATGAGGGAGAGATTAAATATTTTATCGGTTCGCAGGTGGAATTGCCGGATGAAGAAACAGGGCCGTCATCCACACGTTATCGCGCAGCCGTGGGTATGGTCAAAGAATTATCGCCGCGCCAGTTACAGGTTTTAAAAGAAATGGCGAACGGGTTTCGCAGCAAACAAATCGCCTATCATCTTAATTTAAGCGAACGTACAGTGAAGATGCATCGTTCGATAGTGCTGAAAAAATTGGGCTCATCATCGCTTGCCGATGCGGTTAGATTGGCCGTTGAGGCGGGGCTCTAA
- the prfB gene encoding peptide chain release factor 2: MRADALALAERIDAALDLVRLSLDWDRALRRLDELNARVEDPDLWNDPKQAEAVMKERRHLDAAICAAKEIKADKEGTLELIELAEMEDDTSLADEGVASLKKLAERADKDKVQALLSGEADGNDCYIEIHAGAGGTESQDWAEMLLRMYQRWSEKRGYKIEMVEYQAGDQAGIKGATLLVKGENAYGYAKTESGVHRLVRISPYDSSARRHTSFSSVWVYPVIDDNVDIEINEGDLKIDTYRASGAGGQHVNTTDSAVRITHMPTGIVVASQNDRSQHKNRATAMGMLRARLYEAEMQRREAEASGEYAAKTEIGWGHQIRSYVLQPYQMVKDLRTGVTSSAPGDVLDGDIDQYIAAALAQRVTGEVADIEDVD; encoded by the coding sequence ATGCGCGCAGACGCACTTGCATTGGCGGAACGAATTGATGCGGCGCTTGATTTGGTGCGCTTATCGCTTGATTGGGATCGGGCGCTGCGCCGTTTGGATGAGCTGAACGCAAGGGTGGAAGACCCCGATTTATGGAATGACCCAAAACAGGCCGAAGCCGTGATGAAGGAGCGCCGCCATTTGGATGCGGCGATTTGTGCGGCCAAAGAAATTAAGGCGGATAAGGAAGGCACGTTGGAGTTAATCGAGCTTGCCGAAATGGAAGATGATACCTCCTTGGCCGATGAGGGAGTTGCGTCCTTAAAAAAATTGGCCGAAAGGGCGGATAAGGACAAGGTTCAGGCTTTATTATCTGGCGAGGCGGACGGCAATGATTGCTATATTGAAATTCACGCTGGTGCAGGCGGCACGGAAAGCCAAGATTGGGCCGAAATGTTGCTGCGCATGTATCAACGTTGGTCCGAAAAACGCGGATATAAAATCGAAATGGTTGAATATCAGGCGGGTGATCAGGCCGGGATTAAGGGTGCGACATTATTGGTAAAGGGTGAAAATGCCTATGGCTATGCCAAAACCGAAAGCGGGGTGCATCGGTTGGTCCGTATTTCACCCTATGACAGCTCGGCCAGACGCCATACCAGTTTTTCCAGCGTTTGGGTGTATCCTGTCATTGACGATAATGTCGATATTGAAATAAATGAAGGCGATTTGAAAATTGATACCTATCGCGCATCGGGTGCGGGCGGACAGCATGTTAACACCACGGACAGTGCGGTGCGGATTACCCACATGCCAACGGGCATTGTGGTGGCCAGCCAAAATGACCGTTCGCAACATAAAAACCGCGCCACCGCCATGGGAATGTTGCGGGCAAGATTATATGAAGCGGAAATGCAGCGGCGCGAGGCAGAGGCATCGGGCGAATATGCCGCAAAAACAGAAATTGGCTGGGGACATCAAATTCGTTCCTATGTCTTGCAACCCTATCAAATGGTAAAGGATTTGCGCACTGGCGTGACATCATCTGCGCCAGGCGATGTGTTGGATGGAGATATTGATCAATATATTGCCGCAGCATTGGCACAGCGCGTTACCGGTGAGGTCGCCGATATTGAGGATGTCGATTGA
- a CDS encoding TonB-dependent receptor plug domain-containing protein yields the protein MESIKNISSVKIALGFGVSALSMSIIPAAYAQNNDGAQMQDDGAAIIVTGTRRTDRTVADSPVPIDIIGSEALENSGATETNRLLNNVVPSFNFPQPSLTDGTDSLRPATLRGLAPDQVLVLINGKRRHQSSLLNLNGSIGRGSAAVDMNTIPAIAIDRIEVLRDGASSLYGSDAIAGVINIQLKKREGGRAQISYGKYITQMEGVADVFTVLPTTNSTSDPVINYTGEDRKRRDGDTYTFATNIGLPVGDTGYFNVTAEYKDRSPTNRSGPDIRRQYSGIGDIRETTFDRYSHRFGDGVSKDLNFFVNAGAQLGEVFELYAFGSYGIRDGNGAGFYRRSLDARNRDWANGGLPYYADGFLPLINSEIVDVSAALGVKGELSGWDVDLSAVYGTNSLDYTISNSFNTSLGGLVSNRTFDSGGLRAGQFTTNFDARRDLELGLGSPISFAIGAEYRREDYKIRPGELQSYQAGPFTFSNGAAPGAQVFPGFSPITAVDTSRSSMAGYVELDSDIADILNIQLAGRYEHFTDFGDTVNGKIAARLEPVDGFALRGSISTGFRAPGLAQQSFSTTSTNNVGGTLIEIGTFPVSSPIARALGAQPLEAEKSTNFGGGVTFNMIDGLNVTVDYYNIKIRDRITLTENLTGADVVAILSAANVVGTSARFFINGIDTKTQGLDIVASYRMPDFGIGRIRLSAGYNLNDTKITDRRTFSGFTAQRLFARQESYRLTDGQPKNKLNLGLTWDNGPFGLTTNANRFGEVFLPSGVSSAQRDDITVAPGGAPGDVTLTPKWVVDMELRFKPYENISLAIGANNIFDEYPDRLPFGTVGGVNYGLNNSFLPYSSQSPFGFSGRFVYGRLAVDF from the coding sequence ATGGAGAGTATAAAAAATATTTCATCGGTGAAAATTGCATTGGGATTCGGCGTTTCTGCCCTTTCCATGTCGATTATACCTGCGGCATATGCGCAAAATAATGATGGCGCACAAATGCAGGATGATGGCGCAGCGATTATTGTGACGGGCACAAGGCGAACTGACCGAACAGTGGCGGACAGCCCCGTGCCAATTGATATTATAGGCAGCGAGGCTTTGGAAAATAGCGGTGCAACAGAAACCAACCGTTTATTAAATAATGTTGTGCCGTCATTTAACTTTCCGCAACCATCGCTTACCGATGGCACGGATTCACTACGTCCCGCGACATTGCGCGGCCTTGCTCCCGACCAAGTATTGGTTTTGATTAACGGGAAACGCCGCCACCAATCTTCATTATTGAACCTTAACGGGTCAATTGGCCGTGGTTCGGCTGCGGTGGATATGAACACCATTCCCGCCATTGCGATTGACCGTATAGAGGTGCTGCGCGATGGTGCATCATCGCTTTATGGTTCAGATGCGATTGCGGGCGTGATTAACATTCAATTGAAAAAACGCGAAGGCGGCCGTGCACAGATTAGCTATGGCAAATATATCACCCAAATGGAGGGTGTCGCCGACGTGTTTACAGTTTTGCCAACCACAAATTCAACCAGTGATCCGGTCATCAACTATACCGGTGAAGACCGCAAACGCCGCGATGGCGACACCTATACTTTTGCGACAAATATTGGATTGCCAGTCGGTGATACGGGCTATTTTAATGTTACAGCGGAATATAAAGACCGCAGCCCGACCAACCGTTCCGGACCGGATATTCGCCGGCAATATAGCGGTATTGGCGATATTCGTGAAACCACATTTGACCGTTATAGCCACCGTTTTGGTGATGGCGTGTCAAAAGATTTGAATTTCTTTGTCAATGCTGGCGCTCAATTAGGCGAAGTGTTCGAACTATATGCTTTTGGCAGCTATGGTATTCGTGATGGTAATGGCGCGGGCTTTTATCGCCGGTCCTTGGATGCGCGCAACCGCGACTGGGCAAATGGCGGTCTGCCATATTATGCAGATGGTTTCTTGCCCCTTATCAACAGTGAAATTGTCGATGTCTCGGCGGCATTGGGCGTAAAGGGCGAACTGTCCGGTTGGGATGTGGATTTGTCCGCCGTTTATGGCACTAACAGCCTTGATTACACCATTTCAAACAGCTTTAATACATCGCTTGGCGGGTTAGTCAGCAACCGGACATTTGACTCTGGCGGCCTTCGCGCAGGACAATTTACCACCAATTTCGATGCGCGGCGCGATTTGGAATTGGGGTTGGGTAGCCCCATTTCCTTTGCCATTGGCGCAGAATATCGGCGCGAGGATTATAAAATCCGTCCTGGCGAATTACAAAGCTATCAGGCCGGACCATTTACATTTTCCAATGGGGCAGCCCCCGGCGCACAGGTTTTTCCAGGGTTTAGCCCGATTACCGCCGTTGACACATCGCGCAGCAGCATGGCCGGATATGTTGAATTGGACAGCGATATTGCCGATATTTTAAATATCCAATTGGCGGGCCGTTATGAACATTTCACCGATTTTGGCGATACTGTGAATGGTAAAATTGCCGCCCGTTTAGAACCAGTTGATGGTTTTGCGCTTCGCGGTTCTATTTCCACTGGTTTCCGGGCGCCAGGATTGGCGCAGCAATCATTTTCCACCACTTCTACCAATAATGTTGGCGGAACTTTGATTGAAATCGGCACTTTCCCGGTCAGCTCACCCATTGCCCGCGCATTGGGCGCACAACCATTGGAGGCAGAAAAATCGACCAATTTTGGCGGCGGCGTTACCTTTAATATGATTGATGGGTTAAATGTGACCGTCGATTATTATAATATTAAAATTCGCGACCGCATTACATTGACCGAAAATTTGACCGGCGCCGATGTGGTGGCAATTTTAAGCGCGGCAAATGTGGTTGGCACATCGGCCCGTTTCTTTATCAATGGTATTGATACAAAGACACAGGGACTGGACATTGTGGCAAGTTACCGCATGCCCGATTTTGGAATTGGCCGTATCCGGCTTAGCGCGGGGTATAATTTGAACGATACCAAAATTACCGATAGGCGGACATTTAGCGGCTTTACCGCGCAGCGTTTGTTCGCGCGTCAGGAATCCTATCGTTTAACCGATGGGCAGCCAAAAAATAAACTTAACCTTGGTTTGACATGGGATAATGGGCCATTTGGCCTGACCACCAATGCCAATCGTTTTGGTGAAGTGTTCCTGCCATCTGGTGTATCATCGGCGCAGCGTGATGATATTACTGTCGCGCCGGGCGGCGCACCGGGCGATGTTACATTAACCCCGAAATGGGTCGTCGATATGGAATTGCGGTTTAAGCCATATGAAAATATCAGCTTGGCCATTGGCGCGAATAATATTTTTGATGAATATCCCGATCGTTTGCCATTTGGCACAGTTGGCGGGGTGAATTATGGATTGAATAACAGCTTTCTTCCTTATTCCTCTCAATCACCCTTTGGGTTTAGCGGCCGATTTGTCTATGGCCGATTGGCAGTTGATTTTTAA
- a CDS encoding TonB-dependent receptor, which yields MKNLHKILCVAMCSTALAPAAYAQNAPTQKKIENEAIIVTATLREANVQDIPLAVTAVAPEALEKQGVQDIKTLSSISPSFNIQSSQTETQGTSIKVRGVGTTGNNTGLESSVGVFIDGVYQSRPGVALGDLVDLERLEILRGPQGTLFGRNTSAGALNVTTKKANLSEVEGFVNASYGNYNFMNVQAGVSVPVVQDVAGFRLSGTYRKRDGYLESPSGVESNNRDRYMLRGQLYMEPSSDVSIRLLADYAKSDENCCNAVIVRETELAPFSAFHGLSDDGVAQSGLSALENLSINGPEYFNGSKQWGVSGELKWDLGGAKMTYIGSYRDFDSYTAYSGGFTSRNTYTVGNLTGLQAPSVGPSGDRIKTFTQELRFQGTAFNDKFDWLIGGFYSDEDITAKQTMSLGPDYQATGSAFNFANAAGVNPLFALTALGSGPGASIGAPVNSNGSFANNLFLQDAKSWSIFTHNVLYLTDKLSVTLGARYVNEKKEASFDQINGSGNACQASINGVLLGRVPGALSPGLIGLNCFAFATPVTVTAPAAVGGGLASRLLPLPREWAQTFKDDEITYTAQVSYKATPDVLIYGGYSHGFKSGGFNLDPQSATLQNSAAILAGLATTPTPVIVAPIYADPSFKSEKVDQIEIGVKTTIFDRIKANIALFDMKMSDFQVLEFTGVQFLTFNVNSARSTGVELEMFGNLSENISANFSATYADTRYPSNCANGVVVAAAASAARLCGSSLTNAPKFTMVYGMSYDGDLGSSGWGLSLNGNLSYSSKRRTSTIPLDTNNLPIPFDYQDAYFKVNTRIGLTTPNEQFTFELWGTNIFNEITRGITTNTPLRGGAGTRSRIGFVDEPRMYGLTVRAKF from the coding sequence ATGAAAAATTTACATAAAATCTTATGCGTTGCCATGTGCAGCACGGCCCTTGCGCCGGCGGCATATGCACAAAATGCGCCCACACAAAAAAAGATAGAAAATGAAGCGATCATCGTGACCGCGACATTGCGTGAGGCCAATGTTCAGGATATTCCATTGGCCGTGACCGCCGTTGCGCCAGAGGCGCTGGAAAAACAAGGCGTTCAGGACATTAAAACTTTATCGTCAATCTCACCTAGTTTTAACATTCAATCATCACAAACCGAAACGCAAGGCACATCGATTAAGGTTCGCGGCGTAGGCACAACGGGTAATAATACTGGGCTTGAAAGCTCGGTCGGCGTGTTTATTGACGGCGTTTATCAATCTCGCCCCGGTGTAGCGCTTGGCGATTTGGTCGATTTAGAGCGATTGGAAATTCTTCGCGGACCTCAAGGAACTTTATTTGGACGTAACACATCGGCAGGTGCGTTGAACGTTACCACCAAAAAAGCAAATTTGAGCGAAGTCGAAGGTTTTGTTAACGCATCCTATGGCAATTATAATTTCATGAATGTTCAAGCGGGCGTCAGCGTTCCTGTTGTTCAAGATGTGGCTGGTTTCCGCCTATCGGGCACATATCGTAAACGCGATGGATATTTAGAATCGCCTTCAGGCGTCGAAAGCAATAATCGTGATCGCTATATGCTTCGCGGACAGCTTTATATGGAGCCAAGTTCAGATGTCAGCATTCGTTTATTGGCCGATTATGCCAAATCTGATGAAAATTGCTGTAATGCCGTGATTGTTCGTGAAACCGAACTTGCGCCATTTTCTGCCTTTCACGGTCTTTCCGACGATGGTGTCGCCCAATCGGGTTTAAGCGCATTGGAAAATCTGTCCATCAATGGACCTGAATATTTTAACGGGTCTAAACAATGGGGCGTTTCTGGTGAATTAAAATGGGATTTGGGCGGCGCCAAAATGACCTATATTGGTTCATATCGCGATTTTGATTCCTATACAGCTTATAGCGGCGGCTTCACCTCTCGCAACACATATACAGTGGGTAATTTAACTGGATTACAGGCACCATCGGTTGGTCCATCTGGCGATAGAATTAAAACATTTACACAGGAACTGCGTTTCCAAGGAACAGCATTTAATGACAAATTTGATTGGTTAATCGGCGGATTTTATTCCGATGAAGATATTACCGCCAAACAAACAATGTCATTGGGGCCAGATTATCAAGCAACGGGTAGTGCGTTTAACTTTGCCAATGCGGCGGGCGTAAATCCATTATTTGCCCTTACCGCATTGGGCAGTGGCCCTGGCGCCAGCATTGGCGCACCGGTAAATTCAAATGGTTCATTTGCCAATAATCTATTCCTGCAAGATGCCAAAAGCTGGTCCATCTTTACCCATAATGTGTTATATCTTACCGATAAATTAAGTGTCACATTGGGCGCACGTTATGTGAATGAAAAGAAAGAGGCATCTTTTGATCAAATAAATGGCAGCGGTAATGCCTGTCAGGCCAGCATCAATGGCGTATTATTGGGCCGTGTCCCGGGCGCATTAAGTCCTGGCCTAATTGGTCTTAACTGCTTTGCCTTTGCCACACCTGTTACAGTGACCGCACCTGCGGCCGTGGGCGGCGGACTTGCCAGCCGATTATTGCCATTGCCGCGCGAATGGGCACAAACATTTAAGGATGATGAAATCACCTATACCGCACAGGTCAGTTATAAAGCGACGCCTGATGTGTTAATTTATGGTGGTTACAGCCATGGATTTAAATCTGGCGGATTCAACCTTGACCCGCAATCGGCAACATTGCAAAATTCTGCTGCAATTTTGGCAGGTTTGGCCACCACGCCAACCCCCGTCATTGTTGCACCAATTTATGCCGACCCCAGCTTTAAGTCGGAAAAGGTCGATCAAATTGAAATTGGTGTAAAAACCACAATTTTTGATCGGATAAAGGCGAATATCGCATTATTTGATATGAAGATGAGCGATTTCCAAGTGCTTGAATTTACCGGGGTTCAATTTTTGACCTTTAACGTAAATTCTGCCCGTTCAACGGGTGTTGAATTGGAAATGTTCGGTAATTTAAGCGAAAATATTTCGGCAAATTTCTCCGCAACCTATGCCGATACTCGCTATCCAAGCAATTGTGCCAATGGTGTTGTAGTTGCTGCGGCGGCCTCGGCAGCACGGCTCTGCGGTTCATCGCTGACAAATGCGCCTAAATTCACCATGGTATATGGCATGAGCTATGACGGGGATCTTGGATCTTCGGGCTGGGGATTATCACTAAATGGTAATTTAAGCTATTCCAGCAAACGCCGGACCAGCACCATTCCATTGGATACCAACAACCTGCCAATACCTTTTGATTATCAAGATGCCTATTTCAAGGTGAATACCCGCATTGGGTTAACCACCCCGAATGAACAATTTACCTTTGAATTATGGGGCACGAATATTTTCAATGAAATTACCCGCGGTATTACGACTAATACGCCGCTGCGTGGTGGTGCGGGAACGCGTTCACGCATTGGCTTTGTGGATGAGCCACGCATGTATGGTTTAACCGTACGCGCTAAATTTTAA
- a CDS encoding thiamine pyrophosphate-dependent enzyme, whose translation MFDRAKIIDQNFRNFVTNNCSLEGELFRELSSLGTLKVSELVDIYDTQIMSRQLDFWSRRSKGKTFYSIGSSGHEGLAAIGIASRADDMAFLHYRDAAFLIQRRKKVGGQNVLYDMALSFAASSHDPISGGRHKVLGCAASYVPPQTSTIASHLPKAVGAAHSIGMSRRKDGIDENNARILQQDGVILCSFGDASANHSTAQGAINAACWAAYQHMAMPIVFICEDNGIGISVRTPDGWTAQNYMNRPGLKYIAANGLDIVDAVEKSRQAIEYARVKQKPVFLHIKTVRLMGHAGADVEASYASSKFIEEREALDPLLTTAAYLAKYSYLTSADILRRYDEMAERVERVAAQALTTPRLTSKKDIIASIIPPKKPRTEPTSQINGAHEIFAKEQNNLAKPATIAKSINWALAEMMASNQNIAIFGEDVARKGGVYGVTQGLMGKFGNRRVFDTLLDEQTILGLAIGMGHNGYIPVPEIQFLAYLHNAEDQIRGEAATLSYFSNGQYTNPMVVRIAGLPYQKGFGGHFHNDNSLAVLTDIPGIIIACPSTPQDAAAMMREAIRLAEEEQRVVVMVEPIALYHQQDLHEAGDGKWAQHYQFAGDADAASFGDIAIYENNNDKPSKKADAAIITYGNGHYLSRQAQKILTENHDISVKIIDVRWLHPLPEAAIINAVKDAKHILIVDEGRQSGGLNEKFMTMLAEHGLADKSRRLCAVDCFIPLGPAAEILLPSRDDIIENILKMVK comes from the coding sequence ATGTTTGACCGTGCTAAAATTATCGACCAAAATTTCCGCAATTTTGTTACGAATAACTGCTCTTTAGAGGGTGAATTATTTCGGGAATTATCATCGCTTGGGACATTAAAAGTCTCTGAGCTTGTTGATATATATGACACGCAAATTATGAGTCGGCAGTTGGATTTTTGGTCCCGCCGATCAAAGGGCAAAACTTTTTATTCAATCGGCAGTTCGGGACATGAAGGATTGGCGGCCATTGGAATCGCCAGCCGCGCCGATGATATGGCGTTCCTGCATTATCGTGATGCCGCATTTTTAATACAAAGACGCAAAAAAGTGGGCGGGCAAAATGTCCTTTATGACATGGCATTGTCCTTTGCCGCGTCCAGCCATGATCCGATAAGCGGCGGCCGGCACAAGGTTTTGGGATGCGCCGCATCCTATGTCCCCCCGCAAACAAGCACCATTGCCAGCCATTTGCCAAAGGCGGTGGGCGCGGCCCATTCCATTGGCATGTCGCGGCGAAAGGATGGTATTGATGAAAATAATGCCCGTATCTTGCAACAAGATGGTGTTATATTATGCAGCTTTGGTGATGCGTCGGCCAATCATAGCACGGCACAGGGCGCTATAAATGCGGCATGTTGGGCGGCATATCAACATATGGCGATGCCCATTGTTTTTATTTGCGAAGATAATGGCATTGGTATTTCGGTACGTACGCCCGATGGATGGACCGCGCAAAATTATATGAACCGTCCAGGTTTAAAATATATTGCTGCCAATGGATTGGACATTGTGGATGCGGTGGAAAAATCGCGGCAGGCGATTGAATATGCGCGGGTTAAGCAAAAACCAGTTTTCCTGCATATAAAAACGGTTCGTTTAATGGGCCATGCAGGGGCGGATGTGGAGGCGAGTTATGCCAGCAGTAAATTTATTGAGGAACGGGAGGCACTTGACCCCTTATTAACCACGGCGGCATATCTGGCAAAATATAGCTATTTGACCAGCGCAGATATTTTGCGCCGATATGATGAGATGGCGGAACGGGTGGAGCGTGTGGCGGCGCAGGCGTTAACAACCCCGCGATTAACCAGCAAAAAGGATATTATAGCCTCCATCATTCCGCCCAAAAAGCCACGGACTGAGCCCACGTCACAAATAAATGGAGCGCATGAAATTTTTGCCAAGGAGCAAAATAATCTGGCCAAGCCAGCAACAATTGCCAAATCGATTAACTGGGCACTGGCCGAGATGATGGCTAGCAACCAAAATATTGCCATTTTTGGCGAGGATGTCGCGCGAAAGGGCGGCGTTTACGGCGTGACCCAAGGCTTAATGGGCAAATTTGGTAATAGGCGGGTTTTTGATACATTGCTGGATGAACAAACCATATTGGGTCTTGCCATTGGAATGGGGCATAATGGATATATTCCTGTGCCGGAAATCCAATTTTTGGCATATCTACATAATGCGGAGGATCAAATAAGGGGTGAGGCGGCGACGCTTTCCTATTTTTCCAATGGGCAATATACCAATCCCATGGTGGTGCGGATTGCGGGTCTTCCCTATCAAAAGGGGTTTGGCGGGCATTTCCATAATGATAATAGCCTTGCCGTGTTGACCGATATTCCCGGCATTATTATTGCCTGTCCCTCCACCCCGCAAGACGCAGCCGCCATGATGCGAGAGGCGATAAGATTGGCGGAGGAAGAACAACGTGTTGTGGTGATGGTTGAACCCATTGCATTATATCATCAACAAGATTTGCACGAAGCGGGCGATGGCAAATGGGCACAGCATTATCAATTTGCGGGCGATGCGGATGCTGCCAGTTTTGGTGATATCGCCATTTATGAAAACAACAATGATAAGCCATCAAAAAAAGCAGATGCGGCCATTATCACCTATGGCAATGGGCATTATTTATCGCGTCAGGCGCAAAAAATATTGACCGAAAATCATGATATTTCGGTAAAGATAATTGATGTTCGTTGGCTGCACCCCTTACCCGAAGCGGCGATTATCAATGCAGTAAAAGACGCAAAACATATTTTAATTGTGGATGAGGGGCGGCAGAGTGGCGGGTTGAACGAAAAATTCATGACTATGCTTGCCGAACATGGTTTGGCGGATAAATCGCGCCGCCTATGCGCGGTGGATTGTTTCATTCCGCTTGGCCCTGCGGCGGAAATATTATTACCCAGCCGCGATGATATAATTGAAAATATATTAAAGATGGTAAAATAA
- the zwf gene encoding glucose-6-phosphate dehydrogenase, producing the protein MAALRSSTLLLFGATGDLSRRMLLPSLYALHADNLVGDDLVIYGTARSEMDDTEFRQFTKDALCEFLPEDRKNEGLIDSFLERIFYQTLDASTIDGFDDLAKKIGDISGGLSIFLSTAPFLFEPTINGLKSAGLAGDNVKIGLEKPLGTDFESSMVINDAVAAVFPECRTFRIDHYLGKETVQNLMALRFANMMFEPLWNSHAIEHVQITVSETVGLEGRAGFYDDTGALRDMVQNHMLQLLALIAMEPPASFDSTAIRDEKVKVLRSLRVPNDNDVVTGQYGDGAVDGQPVKSYVDDFGGLSRTETFVAIKAFVDNWRWQGVPFYLRTGKRLSERRSEIVIQFKPVAHNIFKDKAGSLASNRLIIRLQPEEYVRLLVMAKEPGLDREGITLREVPLDLSLTKAFSHMRRRIAYERLLLDLIEGDQTLFVRRDEVEGQWRWIDAIRAIWQRDKNMPKNYGAGSWGPSAAIALTERDGVSWND; encoded by the coding sequence ATGGCGGCATTGCGCAGTTCCACATTATTACTTTTTGGTGCAACGGGGGATTTGTCCCGCCGGATGTTGTTGCCGTCGCTTTACGCTTTGCATGCCGATAATTTGGTCGGGGATGATTTGGTTATTTATGGCACCGCGCGAAGCGAGATGGATGATACAGAATTCCGCCAATTTACCAAGGATGCGCTTTGTGAATTTTTACCCGAAGACCGCAAAAATGAAGGGTTGATTGACAGTTTTCTGGAACGGATTTTTTACCAGACCCTTGATGCCTCAACCATTGATGGCTTTGACGATTTGGCGAAGAAAATTGGCGATATTTCTGGCGGGCTTTCGATATTTTTATCAACCGCGCCATTTTTGTTTGAACCCACGATAAATGGGTTAAAATCGGCGGGTCTTGCCGGCGATAATGTCAAAATTGGGCTTGAAAAACCATTGGGCACAGATTTTGAATCCAGCATGGTTATAAATGATGCGGTTGCCGCCGTATTTCCAGAGTGTCGCACTTTCCGTATCGACCATTATTTGGGCAAGGAAACAGTGCAAAATTTAATGGCGCTGCGTTTTGCCAATATGATGTTTGAACCATTGTGGAACAGCCATGCCATTGAACATGTTCAAATCACGGTAAGTGAAACCGTGGGTTTGGAGGGGCGTGCGGGATTTTATGATGATACTGGTGCTTTGCGCGATATGGTGCAAAACCATATGTTACAGCTGCTTGCCCTTATCGCGATGGAGCCGCCTGCAAGTTTCGATTCCACCGCCATAAGGGATGAGAAGGTAAAGGTGCTTCGTTCTTTACGTGTGCCAAATGATAACGATGTCGTAACTGGGCAATATGGCGATGGCGCGGTCGATGGACAGCCTGTAAAATCCTATGTTGACGATTTTGGCGGCTTGTCACGAACCGAAACATTTGTGGCGATTAAGGCATTTGTCGATAATTGGCGCTGGCAAGGTGTGCCATTTTATCTGCGCACGGGCAAAAGATTGTCCGAAAGGCGCAGCGAGATTGTTATCCAATTTAAACCTGTGGCGCATAATATTTTTAAGGATAAGGCAGGCAGCCTTGCCTCCAACCGCTTGATTATCAGGCTTCAGCCAGAAGAATATGTTCGTTTGCTGGTCATGGCGAAAGAACCCGGGCTTGACCGTGAGGGGATTACCCTGCGCGAAGTGCCGTTGGACCTTTCCTTAACCAAGGCATTTTCCCATATGCGTCGCCGCATTGCATATGAACGCTTGCTATTAGATTTAATCGAAGGGGATCAGACATTATTTGTCCGCCGTGATGAGGTGGAGGGGCAATGGCGTTGGATTGATGCGATACGCGCCATTTGGCAGCGCGATAAAAATATGCCCAAAAATTATGGTGCGGGCAGTTGGGGGCCAAGTGCGGCTATCGCCTTGACCGAAAGAGATGGCGTGAGTTGGAATGATTAA